In the Sandaracinus amylolyticus genome, ACCGCGAGATCGACCGTCATGCGTCCGTCGAGCGCGGTCCCGCAGATCACGAACGCGCTCGCGCGCGAGAGCCGCGGCTGGAGCCCGTCGACCGTGCGGAGCGGCGGATCGTTCGGCCAGTTCGCGCGCGCCAGGCCCATGCGCGCGAGCGGGCAGTCCTCGTGCTCCGGCGGCTGTCCTTCCCACGCGAGCGCGTCCTGGATCCACGCGTCGTCCTGATGGGTCTGGCGCACGTACGCGCGCGCATCGCCGATCGCGCGCCCCGCGTACACGACGTTGGTCAGCCCCACGTCGAGATCGATGCGCATCGCGTCGGGCGTGCCGCCCACCTGCGCGGTCGCGGTCGCGATCCCGTCGAGCCCCGGGAACCGATCGCCGATGCCCTCGAGCTCGCGCAGCGCGAGCGCATCGGCGGCCGCGGTCATGCGCAGGGCGCCGCCGACGGCCATCGTGCCCTGCAGCGAGACAGTGCCCTCGCCCTTGTGGAGGCTCGCGTGATCGATCAGCAGCTCGGCGCCGCTGATCCCGCGTGACCAGTCGAGCCACCGGAAGCGTCCCTCGAGCGCGCCCCTCTCGAACTGATAGTCGTCGACCGACATGTCCGAGAGCGCGAGGCGCATCCCGACGTCGAGCGTCCCGCTCGGCGAGTCGCCGGGATAGCCGTTCGTGTAGTCGATCTCCGCTTCGCCGTGCGCGACGCCCTGGTACGGCGTGAAGCGCTCGTCCGCTTCGAACCCGAACACGTGATAGAAGTCCGCGAGCTCCATCCGCTCGAGCGCGAGCCGCCCCGACATGCGGAACGCGTTGCGGTGGAAGTCGAGATAGACGTCGTTCGCCGCGTAGCGGCTGTCGTCCTTCACCGCGACGATGTGCGGGAACGTGACGCCCATGCCGTCGGAGTCGAGCACCGCGTCGCTGTCGACGTCGCCGAGGCGGAACGAGTCGAACACGAAGTCCTGGATGCGCACGTGCCCGGTCACGCGCGGCGCCTGGTAGAAGCCGTCGATCTCGCAGGTCGCGGTGCCGATGCCGGCGAGCTGGAAGCGCGTGAGCGGCGAGACGTCGCGCAGGTCCGCGGGATCGGCCCGCGCGCTCACGCGGAGCTCGTTGCGGAAGCCGAGCAGCACGTCGGCGTAGAGCCGGCTGTGCGGGAGATCGGCGACGAGATCGGTGAACCGGATCGCGTCGTTGCGGATCGACCACTCACCGCGGAAGTGCCCGCGCGGGATGGCGATCACCGTGCGCAGCGGGCGCTCGTGGTACGCGTTCGCGCTGACCGTGAAGTCGTGGGTGCGCAGATCGACGGGCCCCGAGAGATCGAGGTCGCGCAGCGATCCGCGCAGCACCATCGAGCCCTCGAAGATCCACTCGACGATCGAATTCTGCGACACCGAGAGCTGATCCATCAGGTGCGCGAACGAGAACGCGTGGAGCTCCGCGGTCACGTCGAGCGGCAGCTCCTCGGTGAGGCCCAGCGTGCCGCCGAGCGTGAGCGTCCCGCCGCCTCCGACGACCTGCACCTCGCCGCTCGTGATGCGCACTTCGCGAGGCGTCGCCTCGAACTCGATCTGCGCGACGTCGCCGATGCCGAACTCGGTGATGCGCCCGTGATCGAGCCGCACGCTGCCGGTCGCGCGCTGTCCGTGCGCGCCGTCGTGCGAGAGACGCGCGCGGATCGCGGCGTGGCCCCACATCGCGGGGAGCGTGATCGGCAGGCCGAGCGTCGCGAGGTGCTCGAGCTCGTAGTCGACCGCGATCTGGCCCACGTAGCCGCGCGCGCCCTCGGTGCGCGGATCGGGCGGCGGGAGCGGCACGTAGCCCTCGCCGATCTCCGCGTGCAGCGGGCCGAGCGCGAGCGCGAGCTGCTGCACACGCAGCGCGTCGGACGCGATCTCGACGTGACCCTCGAGCCGCTCGAGCGCGTGCTCCGTGCCCTCGCGCGTGATCGATCCCGTGCCCTCGACGACGGTCACGTCGATCACGCCGCCGCGCTCACCGCGCACCGTGATCTCGTCGACGTGCAGCGCGCCGCTCGCGATGGGATCCGCGTCGACCGTGAGCGACGCCTCGCGGATCACCAGCTCGCCGAAGGGCAGGGTCATCTCGCCGCCGCCACCCCCGCCCTCGATGCGCGGCAGGTTGCGGAGCTGTCCGTCGCGGATGACGAGGTGCACGCTCGCGCCGTCGAGCTCGATCGCGTCGAGGTCGACCTGCCCGCGCAGCAGCGCACCCACCGAGGGCCGCACCGCGATGCGCGACGCGTCGGCCACGCGCCCGTACACCGGGTCCGCGAGCGAGACGTCGCGCGCGACGATCGCGAAGGGCGAGAGCTGGAGCTGCACCGGCCCCAGCGACGCGCTCATCCCGAGCTCCTGGCGGATCGTGTCGATCAGCAGGGCGCGGAGCCGCGTGTGCGCTTCGGACGAGCGAATCGTGAGCGCGGCCGAGACCGGGATCCCGATCGCGAAGACCGCGAGGACCACCGCCCACTTGCGCCACCGGCGAAACGCGATCCCACGGCCCACGCGATTGATCCCGGAAGGACCGTCGAGGCTAGCACGAGGTCCTCTCGTGGCGCGCGTAACCGGCACGAGATGTGCGACGCGTGCGCGCGCCTCTCTCTTCACCCGCGATGTGCGCGACGGCTCGCGGGAGCGTGCGCGAGGGACTACACACCGTGCGATGGACCCGAACGCGCTGCTCGCCGGCCGCACGCGCGAGACGAAGATCCGACGCGACGCCCGCGGCCGATGGTTCGACGGAGCGGACCCGATCGATCACGTGCTCCTGACGCAGGCGTTCGACGCGTGGATCGACCGCGCCGACGACGGTCGCTACTGCCTCAAGAACGACATCAACTGGGCGTACGTCACGATCGAGGGCGCGCCGATCTTCGTGCGCACGATCGAGCGCGAGGGCGACGTCGTGTGGCTGCAGCTCTCCGACGGGCGTCGCGAGCCGCTCGATCCCTCGACGCTGCGCGAGGATCGCGAGGGCGCGCTCCACGCGCAGGTGCGCGGCGGCACGCTCGCCGCGCGCTTCGACGTGCACGCGGCGATGCAGCTCGAGCCGCTGATCGCCGAGGACGAGCGCGGCGCGCACCTCGTGATCGCCGAGCGCGTGGTGCGGCCGCCGGTGGTCGACGACCCGATCGCCTGGCCGCTCTGAGGGCGGGCTAGAGGAAGCTCTCGATCGCGTCGACCGCGATCGCGCTCGACCACTCGCGCGGTCCGTCCACCCGCAGTCGGATCACGCCGTCGCGATCGATCACCCAGGTCTCGGGGTAGAGCCGCGTCCCGAAGCGATCGCGCACGATCGCCTTGTCGGGGTCGAGCAGCACGGTGAGCGGCGAGGTCGGCGCGACGACGGTCGAGACCTGATCCCAGGTGCGATCGGTCGAGATGGTCACGAGCTCGACGTCGTCGCGCTCACCCACGATGCGCGCGAGCTCCTCGAGCGTCGGCATCTCCTCGACGCACGGCTGGCAGGTGATCGTCCAGAAGTTCAGGACGACGACCTTCCCGCGATGATCGGAGAGGCGCCACGCGCGCCCTTCGCGATCCTGCAGCGTGAAGTCGGGCGCGAGGCGATCGTTGCCGAGGTAGTGCTGATCGGTCTGCTCGCCGCGGGCCAGCGCCTCGAAGGCGTCGCTCCCGAGGATCGCGCGGAGCGGCGCTTCCCTGCGACGCACCTCTCCATCGGCGAGAGCGCTCGCGAACATGAACGCGAGCGGGGCTCCGACGAGGAGCACGGCGAGGCCGGCGAGGATCTCTGCGCGCCGCATGGGCAGCCGGACTGTGCGGTTTCCGGCGAGCAGGGGCAAGCCCGCTCTAATCGCTGACGAGCGGGCCGAAGAGGAACCACCCGCAGACGCCGACGACCAGGTCGTAGGCCCCGAGGATCCGCATCCACGCCAGCGTCTCCTCGAGCGGCTCGCCCGCGAGGATCCCGCGCGTCGCCACCACGCCCGCGAGCAGCGCCGGCGTCACCAGCGGGAACAGCACCACGCTCAGCATCAGATCGCGCGAGCGCGTCCGCACCGTCATCGCGCCGAAGAGCGTGCCCGTCAGCACGAACCCGAGCGATCCGAGCAGCAGCGTCGGGATCATCAGCGGCAGCGCGGGCACCAGATCGAGATGGAAGAGCACCGCGACCAGCGGCACCAGCATCAGCTCGATCGCGACGATGAACGCGAGGGTCCCCACCGCCTTGCCCGCGAAGATCGCGGGCCGCGGGATCGGCGCGAGGAGCAGCCCGCGCATCGCGTCGTTCTCGCGCTCGCGCCCCCAGGTGCGACCGATCGCGAGCACACCCGCGAACGCGATCGCGATCCACAGCACGCCCGGCGCGATGCGCCGCGCGATCACGTCGTCCACGTAGAACGAGAGCGACGTGAGCACGACGGTGAGCACCGCGAAGAGCCCGGTGCTCACCGTGATCTCGCGGGTGCGCAGCTCGATCCGCAGGTCCTTCCAGGCGAGCAGCGCCGCCGCGCGCAAGACGCTCACGCGCTCGCTCCTTCGCGCGCGACGAAGGGCTCGTCCTGCTCCACACGGCCGCGCGACAGCCGCACCCGCCGGTCGCCGATCGCCTCCGCGAGCGGTACGTCGTGCGTGACCAGCACGACGATCGCGCCGCGCGCGCGCTCGGCGCGGACCGCCGCGATCAGTCGATCGACCGACGCGGGATCGAGCCCGGTCGAGGGCTCGTCGAGCAGCAGCAGTCGAGGCTCGTGGACGAGCGCGCGCGCGAGCGCGATGCGCTGGAGCTGACCGCGCGAGTAGGTGCGCGTCGGTCGCTCTCCGAAGGGCCCGATCTCGAAGCGCTCGCGCAGCGCGGCGATGCGCCGATCGGCATCGCGCACGTCGTGCAGCTTCGCCGCGAGCGCGAGGCTCTCCGCGCCGGTGAGATCGGGATAGACCATCGCCGCATGCGCGAGCACGCCGATGGTCGCGCGCAGCACCTCGGCGCTCGCGAGCGCGTCGTGCGACCCGAAGCGCACGGTGCCGCGGGTCGGCCGCACTAGCAGCGAGAGGATGCCGAGCAGCGTGGTCTTGCCCGACCCGTTCGGCCCCTCGATGACGGTCACCGATCCGGCGCGCAGCGCGACGTCCACACCCGCCAGCGCGCGGGTCGGCCCGAAGGTCTTCACCAGCCCGCGCGCGTCCACGCGCTCGAAGTCGATCGCCACGCGGGCCGGAGCTTAGCAGCCCGCGGATCGAAGCCGTGACGAACGAGCAAGCCCGGCTGGGGCCCCGCGCGCAGCGTTCGGGGTAGGGGGACCCGATCCGGCTCCGCCGGTCGGGGGGAGGGGTCTTCCAAGACCCTTCCCGCGAGCTACAGCAATGCCGTCGCGATCCTTGCGAACGCGGGCGCAGCGACGGTCCCGCCGGTGTAGCCCTCGTCGACCGTGTCGACGCCCACGACGATCACGAAGCGCGGCGCCTCGAGCGGCGCGACCCCGGCGAACGCCGCGTACGACGCACCATCGTCGAGCCTCGCCGTCCCGGTCTTGCCCGCCACGCGATGCCCGGCGACGAGCGCGCCGTGTCCGGTGCCGTCCTCGCGCACGATCGACGCCTCGAGCAGCGCGACCATCGTCGCCGACGTCGCCTCGCTCAGCACGCGCTCGCCGGGGGACGGCGCTTCGCCCTCGCGCCACGGCGCGTGGTACGTGCCTCCGTTCACGATCGCCGCGAACGCTGCCGCGACCTCGAGCGGCGTCGGCGCGAGGCCCGCTCCGATCGCGACGGGGATCGTCTCTTCCACGTCGGCGCGAGCCGCCTCGGGCACCCGATGATCGAGGTGCAGCCGCGCCATCCCCTCGAGCCAGGCCTCGCGTCCCACGCGCTCGAGCACGCGCGCAGTGCCGATGTTCGACGAGAACGCGACCACGTCCTCGAGCGACATCACGCCGTGCGGCGATGCGTCGCGCATGCGCAGCGCCCCGAACGTCGCGGCGCCCTCGCCGCCGTCGAACGCGTCCTCGGTGGTGATCGCCCCGCGATCGAGCGCGATCGCGATGGTGAACGTCTTGCCCACCGAGCCGTGCGGCACGGCATCGCGCTCGGGGATCGCGGGATCGACCGACTCGCCGCGCCGTCCGTTCATCGCGATCACCCGTCCGGTCGCGGGATCGAGGACGACGATCGACATCGCGCGGGTCGTGGGCTCCGCGAACGCGCGCGCGAGCTCGAGGTCGATCACCTCGCGCGCTCGCGCGTCGAGCGACGTGCCGGGCGCTGGCGTCGTCGCGGTCGTGTCGGTGGGGGCCGGAGCTGCGTGCGCGCACGAGGAGAGCGCGACGAGGAGCATTGCGTATCGAGTCATGAGGCGCGCGCGCAGAACAATGCTCGTGCCGGCGCGCCGGCACCCGCATCTTCGCGTCCTCTCGTGCAGAGCCGCGTCCCCTCGGCAACGCGTGCGCGTCGCGCGGGACACGCCGCGATCAGAAGAGGTCGGTCACGATCGCGTCGAGCGCGAGCCACGACGTGTGGGGCACCCGCATCCGCGCGCCCTCGATCACCAGCTCGCCGCGCGCCACGCGCCGCTCGAGCGCCCGCTCGCGCCCGACCCGCGCATCGACTCCGGTGCGCGCGCGCAGCGCGTCGAGGTCCACACCTTCGCGCGTCCGCAGCCCGAGCATCAGCGCCTCGCGCACCCGATCGTCGGCGCTCAGCGTCTCTTCCCACGACTCCACGCGCGCGAGCTCGCCGCTGCCC is a window encoding:
- a CDS encoding translocation/assembly module TamB domain-containing protein yields the protein MGRGIAFRRWRKWAVVLAVFAIGIPVSAALTIRSSEAHTRLRALLIDTIRQELGMSASLGPVQLQLSPFAIVARDVSLADPVYGRVADASRIAVRPSVGALLRGQVDLDAIELDGASVHLVIRDGQLRNLPRIEGGGGGGEMTLPFGELVIREASLTVDADPIASGALHVDEITVRGERGGVIDVTVVEGTGSITREGTEHALERLEGHVEIASDALRVQQLALALGPLHAEIGEGYVPLPPPDPRTEGARGYVGQIAVDYELEHLATLGLPITLPAMWGHAAIRARLSHDGAHGQRATGSVRLDHGRITEFGIGDVAQIEFEATPREVRITSGEVQVVGGGGTLTLGGTLGLTEELPLDVTAELHAFSFAHLMDQLSVSQNSIVEWIFEGSMVLRGSLRDLDLSGPVDLRTHDFTVSANAYHERPLRTVIAIPRGHFRGEWSIRNDAIRFTDLVADLPHSRLYADVLLGFRNELRVSARADPADLRDVSPLTRFQLAGIGTATCEIDGFYQAPRVTGHVRIQDFVFDSFRLGDVDSDAVLDSDGMGVTFPHIVAVKDDSRYAANDVYLDFHRNAFRMSGRLALERMELADFYHVFGFEADERFTPYQGVAHGEAEIDYTNGYPGDSPSGTLDVGMRLALSDMSVDDYQFERGALEGRFRWLDWSRGISGAELLIDHASLHKGEGTVSLQGTMAVGGALRMTAAADALALRELEGIGDRFPGLDGIATATAQVGGTPDAMRIDLDVGLTNVVYAGRAIGDARAYVRQTHQDDAWIQDALAWEGQPPEHEDCPLARMGLARANWPNDPPLRTVDGLQPRLSRASAFVICGTALDGRMTVDLAVGRTQQYPLRGRIALDGLELAAFMPVPSPGAPASRGKVSAELVLEDGGLRDLSTLAGRLEVSDLELARGDVAFTNRGPLLFSLKNGVASVDRARLVGPDSRIRVRGQYALPVPGDDGGLALQMDARVDLGLLARITPAVTEADGDIVARLAISGPISDPEIYGDARLEGGSLRAAALPTPVEGLDAHVTFSARSIQIDELRAHLAGGTIRGNGEAQLADGRLSRWNVRVHGEGLELAPADGMDLALAADVEVGWTRGERLPTARGELRVGRLAFTRNIDLGTTLGELSRTQRAEVQRYDPDADRVALDLRIVDEQPFVVRNNLVEAELVIDDTQRAFRIVGTDQRYGVLGSMQFTRGRIFFRNAIFDVRNGSLSFDDDTRIDPTFTLGAVTEVRRSGDLAAARWRILLDARGSMGSFEIQTSSDPDLPQEDILMLLAVGMTRGEFEQLQTGDVTSTAALEALTQITGVDREVRRAVPLIDDFRISSGYSLRSGRTEPQISVGKRIADRVRLSATTGVGAGDARDFRALVDVQLDDTTGVQCSYDNFTQGSATSFGNVGCDLRWRLEFE
- a CDS encoding penicillin-binding transpeptidase domain-containing protein, encoding MTRYAMLLVALSSCAHAAPAPTDTTATTPAPGTSLDARAREVIDLELARAFAEPTTRAMSIVVLDPATGRVIAMNGRRGESVDPAIPERDAVPHGSVGKTFTIAIALDRGAITTEDAFDGGEGAATFGALRMRDASPHGVMSLEDVVAFSSNIGTARVLERVGREAWLEGMARLHLDHRVPEAARADVEETIPVAIGAGLAPTPLEVAAAFAAIVNGGTYHAPWREGEAPSPGERVLSEATSATMVALLEASIVREDGTGHGALVAGHRVAGKTGTARLDDGASYAAFAGVAPLEAPRFVIVVGVDTVDEGYTGGTVAAPAFARIATALL
- a CDS encoding ABC transporter ATP-binding protein, encoding MAIDFERVDARGLVKTFGPTRALAGVDVALRAGSVTVIEGPNGSGKTTLLGILSLLVRPTRGTVRFGSHDALASAEVLRATIGVLAHAAMVYPDLTGAESLALAAKLHDVRDADRRIAALRERFEIGPFGERPTRTYSRGQLQRIALARALVHEPRLLLLDEPSTGLDPASVDRLIAAVRAERARGAIVVLVTHDVPLAEAIGDRRVRLSRGRVEQDEPFVAREGASA
- a CDS encoding heme exporter protein CcmB — protein: MSVLRAAALLAWKDLRIELRTREITVSTGLFAVLTVVLTSLSFYVDDVIARRIAPGVLWIAIAFAGVLAIGRTWGRERENDAMRGLLLAPIPRPAIFAGKAVGTLAFIVAIELMLVPLVAVLFHLDLVPALPLMIPTLLLGSLGFVLTGTLFGAMTVRTRSRDLMLSVVLFPLVTPALLAGVVATRGILAGEPLEETLAWMRILGAYDLVVGVCGWFLFGPLVSD
- a CDS encoding TlpA family protein disulfide reductase, with the protein product MRRAEILAGLAVLLVGAPLAFMFASALADGEVRRREAPLRAILGSDAFEALARGEQTDQHYLGNDRLAPDFTLQDREGRAWRLSDHRGKVVVLNFWTITCQPCVEEMPTLEELARIVGERDDVELVTISTDRTWDQVSTVVAPTSPLTVLLDPDKAIVRDRFGTRLYPETWVIDRDGVIRLRVDGPREWSSAIAVDAIESFL